The following coding sequences lie in one Megalodesulfovibrio gigas DSM 1382 = ATCC 19364 genomic window:
- the queA gene encoding tRNA preQ1(34) S-adenosylmethionine ribosyltransferase-isomerase QueA, translated as MRSTVELFPTHAATAATEAHRLETYDFTLPESAIARRPAQQREQARLLVCHRNAGRLEHRTVADLPALLPADAVLVVNNSRVAPARLFGHKETGGRVECLLLTPLPLLERAAQPASRATPGNWQEAPASALLRAAKRPRPGQRILFAEDLHAVMQQEQDFGMADIVLRWQGDLHGILNRIGQLPLPPYLEREPEAEDAERYQTIYARADKTGSVAAPTAGLHLTPAIRAACLARGMDWVEATLHVGYGTFSPVRTANILEHVMHSEYVELSEDAATTIATAKQAGRPVVAIGTTSCRILEGVHRACGRVQAHAGWTDIFLYPGESLHVVDHLVTNFHLPKSTLFMLVCAVAGTTFMHHAYGQALQEGYRFYSYGDAMCIL; from the coding sequence ATGCGCAGCACCGTTGAGCTTTTTCCCACACACGCCGCCACTGCAGCAACTGAAGCGCATCGGCTGGAGACATACGACTTCACCCTGCCGGAGTCCGCCATTGCCCGCCGGCCGGCCCAGCAGCGCGAGCAGGCCCGCCTGCTGGTGTGCCACCGCAATGCAGGCCGCCTGGAGCACCGCACCGTGGCCGACCTGCCGGCCCTGCTGCCGGCAGACGCCGTGCTGGTGGTGAACAACAGCCGAGTGGCGCCGGCCCGGCTCTTCGGCCACAAGGAAACCGGCGGCCGCGTGGAATGCCTGCTGCTTACTCCCCTCCCCCTCCTGGAACGCGCTGCCCAACCCGCGTCCCGGGCAACTCCCGGAAACTGGCAGGAAGCGCCGGCCTCGGCCCTGCTGCGGGCGGCCAAGCGGCCCAGACCGGGACAGCGCATCCTCTTTGCCGAGGATCTGCACGCCGTCATGCAGCAGGAACAGGATTTCGGCATGGCCGACATCGTCCTGCGCTGGCAGGGAGATTTGCACGGCATCCTCAACCGTATCGGGCAGTTGCCCCTGCCCCCCTACCTGGAGCGCGAGCCCGAGGCCGAGGATGCCGAACGCTACCAGACCATCTACGCCCGGGCCGACAAGACCGGCAGCGTGGCCGCGCCCACGGCCGGCCTGCATCTGACGCCGGCCATCAGGGCCGCCTGCCTGGCCCGGGGCATGGACTGGGTGGAGGCCACCCTGCACGTGGGATACGGCACCTTCAGCCCCGTGCGCACGGCCAATATCCTGGAACACGTGATGCACTCGGAGTATGTGGAACTGTCCGAAGACGCCGCCACAACGATTGCCACCGCCAAACAGGCCGGCCGGCCGGTGGTGGCCATCGGCACCACCAGCTGCCGCATCCTGGAAGGCGTGCACCGCGCCTGCGGCCGGGTGCAGGCCCATGCCGGCTGGACAGACATTTTCCTGTATCCCGGTGAGTCGCTGCATGTGGTGGATCATCTGGTCACCAACTTCCACCTGCCCAAGTCCACCCTGTTCATGCTGGTGTGCGCCGTGGCAGGCACGACATTCATGCATCATGCCTACGGGCAGGCATTGCAGGAAGGATACCGGTTCTACTCCTATGGCGATGCCATGTGTATTTTGTAA
- a CDS encoding 2-oxoacid:acceptor oxidoreductase family protein, with the protein MALYLDAVIAGFGGQGVMLIGNLLAYAGMEAGYNVTYIPVYGPEMRGGTANCTVVISDEPIGSPIIKRPLSCIIMNLPSLHKFQPTVQDGGVVVVNSSLVDPALGDAPRLKIVPVAANEIADALGNVRMANMVALGAWLRATDAIPLETVQNALPSVIAAHYAKLIPANANALAKGWETADAAMAAV; encoded by the coding sequence ATGGCTCTGTATCTCGACGCCGTCATTGCCGGCTTCGGCGGCCAGGGCGTGATGCTCATCGGCAACCTGCTGGCCTACGCCGGCATGGAAGCCGGCTACAACGTCACGTACATTCCCGTGTACGGCCCGGAAATGCGCGGCGGCACAGCCAACTGCACCGTGGTCATTTCCGATGAGCCCATCGGCTCGCCCATCATCAAGCGGCCCCTGAGCTGCATCATCATGAACCTGCCCTCGCTGCACAAGTTCCAGCCCACGGTGCAGGACGGCGGCGTGGTGGTGGTGAACTCCTCCCTGGTGGATCCCGCCCTGGGCGACGCCCCCCGGCTGAAGATCGTGCCTGTGGCGGCCAACGAAATCGCCGATGCACTGGGCAACGTGCGCATGGCCAACATGGTGGCCCTGGGCGCATGGCTGCGCGCCACGGACGCCATCCCCCTGGAAACCGTTCAGAATGCGCTGCCCAGCGTCATTGCCGCGCATTACGCCAAGCTCATCCCGGCCAACGCCAACGCCCTGGCCAAGGGCTGGGAAACCGCAGACGCGGCCATGGCCGCCGTCTAG
- the aroE gene encoding shikimate dehydrogenase, with product MELQRFPKPLPDSPALLLGIIGQPLGHTLSPVLHNWALQEAGVSGVYCRWELPPEQLGRMLDAVRTLPIHGLSVTIPHKEAVIDLLDEITPFARQVGAVNTIYWQDDRLCGDNTDVEGFLTPLRGLPVFDSALVLGAGGAARAALAGLKALGVTRIGIANRSADRAQALAEVFHVQQIPWEARTDFGAALVVNATPLGMHGARKDQSPWPEDAWTRVTAAYDLVYNPLRTRFLIDARAAGAQALEGLGMFLGQGQCQFTRWTGATFPWDPARLLLLEALRERG from the coding sequence ATGGAACTGCAGCGCTTCCCCAAGCCCTTGCCGGATTCGCCGGCGCTATTGCTGGGCATCATCGGGCAGCCCCTGGGCCACACCCTGAGCCCGGTGCTGCACAACTGGGCACTGCAGGAAGCCGGCGTCTCCGGCGTGTATTGCCGCTGGGAGCTGCCGCCCGAGCAGCTGGGCCGGATGCTGGACGCCGTGCGCACCCTGCCCATCCATGGCCTGTCCGTGACCATCCCCCACAAGGAGGCGGTCATAGACCTGCTGGACGAAATCACGCCCTTTGCCCGCCAGGTGGGTGCGGTGAATACCATCTACTGGCAGGACGACCGCCTCTGCGGCGACAATACCGACGTGGAAGGCTTCCTCACCCCCCTGCGCGGGCTGCCGGTGTTCGATTCCGCCCTGGTGCTGGGCGCCGGCGGCGCAGCCCGGGCCGCGCTGGCCGGGCTGAAGGCCCTGGGCGTGACTCGCATCGGCATCGCCAATCGCAGCGCAGACCGTGCCCAGGCCCTGGCCGAGGTGTTTCACGTGCAACAAATCCCCTGGGAAGCGCGCACGGACTTCGGCGCGGCGCTGGTGGTCAATGCCACGCCCCTGGGCATGCACGGCGCGCGCAAGGACCAGTCCCCCTGGCCCGAGGACGCCTGGACCCGCGTGACCGCAGCGTATGATCTGGTCTACAATCCCCTGCGCACACGCTTTCTCATCGACGCCCGGGCTGCCGGCGCCCAGGCTCTGGAAGGGCTGGGCATGTTCCTCGGGCAAGGCCAGTGCCAGTTCACCCGCTGGACCGGCGCAACCTTCCCCTGGGATCCTGCCCGCCTGCTGCTCCTGGAAGCCCTGCGCGAACGGGGATGA
- a CDS encoding 4Fe-4S dicluster domain-containing protein, protein MHHVLINEERCKGCLLCTVACPKEVLAQSGRFNQQGYKVVEVVHQDDCTACAACARICPDFAIRVFRKKSSKPKGAKGEQA, encoded by the coding sequence ATGCATCACGTGCTGATCAACGAGGAGCGCTGCAAGGGCTGCCTGTTGTGCACCGTCGCCTGCCCCAAGGAGGTGTTGGCGCAGTCCGGGCGGTTCAACCAACAGGGGTACAAGGTGGTGGAAGTGGTGCACCAGGACGACTGCACCGCCTGCGCCGCCTGTGCGCGCATTTGTCCGGACTTTGCCATCCGGGTCTTCCGCAAGAAATCCTCCAAGCCCAAGGGCGCGAAGGGAGAACAGGCATGA
- a CDS encoding DEAD/DEAH box helicase, with protein sequence MPEDVSSAHMHSPEGGQFPDSSAGVRDYVEKLKASPRLGPQVVCHKVFPEQDARTAPTVRPWPRAVQGVLDRAGVEALYSHQALATDLLRMGRHVVVATPTASGKTYTYNLPVLEACLTDPDARALYLFPLKALAQDQLKTFHSLTGHWPGDARPSAAIYDGDTSAHFRKKIRDDPPQVLLSNPEMLHLSLLPYHEKWAAFLASLKYVVVDEVHTYRGVMGSHMAQVFRRLRRVCSRFGADPAFCFCSATVANPVELATQLTGIAPAAVLESGAPQGRRHVLFLNPLEGASQAVIQLLQAALHRGLRTIVYSQSRKMTELLSLWVQQRAGRFKGRISAYRAGFLAEERRDIEARMASGELLAVISTSALELGIDIGGLDCCILAGYPGTVMQTLQRGGRVGRAQQESVVVLVAQEDALDQYFMRHPEAFFSRPPEAAVLNPYNPVILARHLECAATELPLADDESWLADAEVRQEVRRMEQAGTLLRSKDGSRLHSPRKNPHREIDLRGSGGTYTIELAEAGTVIGHVDEHRAFKETHQGAIYLHRGQSFVVTRLDVAARQIVVVPQKTDYFTRARGNKTTEILQVHGQAAVFGTRVFLGRLKVTETITGYEKRSVHGQKLLTIVPLELPPLLFETEGLWIEIPLTLQEDAEKHFLHFMGGIHALEHAAIGMLPLLVMTDRNDLGGISTPMHPQVGLPAVFIYDAAPGGVGLSRQAFAQAEALFTRTLEAMAGCPCETGCPSCVHSPKCGSGNRPIDKAAAVFLLQRLIQGPPPAESPGPSLPAASAVPEPNKESPMPTVASAPGRYGVLDVETRRAADEVGGWKHIAKMGVSVAVLYDSLDEQFHSYTQDDLPELFERLQALDLVIGYNLKRFDYTVLQPFASYSLQTLPTLDMLEAVQQRLGYRLKLDTLAQATLGTEKAADGLQALAWWKEDRLDLIEEYCIKDVAITRDLYLHGREHGYLLFTNKAGQVVRVPVRWA encoded by the coding sequence ATGCCTGAGGACGTTTCATCGGCGCACATGCATTCCCCGGAAGGCGGGCAGTTCCCGGATTCATCCGCCGGCGTGCGGGACTATGTGGAAAAGCTCAAGGCCTCGCCGCGGCTGGGGCCGCAGGTGGTCTGCCACAAGGTGTTTCCCGAGCAGGACGCCCGCACCGCCCCCACGGTGCGGCCCTGGCCCCGGGCCGTGCAGGGTGTGCTGGACCGCGCCGGCGTGGAGGCCCTGTACAGTCATCAGGCCCTGGCCACGGATCTGCTGCGCATGGGCCGGCATGTGGTGGTGGCCACGCCCACGGCCTCGGGCAAGACGTACACCTACAACCTGCCCGTGCTCGAAGCCTGCCTGACCGATCCCGACGCCCGCGCCCTGTACCTGTTCCCCCTCAAGGCCCTGGCCCAGGATCAGCTCAAGACCTTCCACAGCCTGACCGGGCACTGGCCCGGCGATGCCCGGCCCTCGGCAGCCATCTACGACGGCGATACCTCTGCCCATTTCCGCAAGAAAATCCGCGACGATCCGCCCCAGGTGCTGCTCTCCAATCCGGAGATGCTGCACCTTTCCCTGCTGCCATACCACGAAAAATGGGCCGCCTTCCTGGCCTCCCTCAAGTATGTGGTGGTGGACGAGGTGCACACCTACCGCGGGGTGATGGGCTCGCACATGGCCCAGGTGTTCCGCCGCCTGCGCCGGGTGTGCAGCCGGTTCGGGGCAGACCCGGCCTTCTGCTTCTGCTCGGCCACGGTGGCGAATCCCGTGGAGCTGGCCACACAGCTGACCGGCATTGCGCCGGCGGCCGTGCTGGAATCCGGCGCGCCCCAGGGCCGGCGGCATGTGCTGTTCCTGAACCCGCTGGAAGGCGCGTCCCAGGCGGTCATCCAGCTGCTGCAGGCGGCCCTGCACCGCGGCCTGCGGACCATCGTCTATTCCCAGTCCCGCAAGATGACGGAACTGTTGAGCCTCTGGGTGCAGCAACGCGCCGGCCGCTTCAAGGGCCGCATCAGCGCGTACCGGGCCGGTTTTCTGGCGGAAGAGCGGCGGGATATCGAAGCCCGCATGGCCTCGGGCGAACTGCTGGCGGTCATCTCCACCTCGGCCCTGGAACTGGGCATCGACATCGGCGGGCTGGATTGCTGCATCCTGGCCGGCTATCCCGGCACGGTGATGCAGACCTTGCAGCGCGGCGGCCGCGTGGGCCGGGCGCAGCAGGAAAGCGTGGTGGTGCTGGTGGCCCAGGAAGACGCCCTGGATCAGTATTTCATGCGCCATCCCGAAGCTTTTTTCTCCCGACCGCCGGAAGCCGCGGTGCTGAACCCGTACAACCCGGTCATTCTGGCCCGACATCTGGAGTGCGCAGCCACGGAACTGCCCCTGGCCGACGACGAGTCCTGGCTGGCCGATGCCGAGGTCCGGCAGGAAGTGCGACGCATGGAGCAGGCCGGCACGCTGCTGCGCTCCAAGGACGGCTCCAGGCTGCATTCCCCGCGCAAGAACCCCCACCGCGAGATCGATCTGCGCGGCTCCGGCGGCACGTACACCATCGAACTGGCCGAGGCCGGCACGGTCATCGGGCATGTGGACGAGCACCGCGCCTTCAAGGAGACGCACCAGGGCGCGATCTATCTGCATCGCGGCCAGAGCTTCGTGGTCACGCGCCTGGACGTCGCCGCCCGACAGATTGTGGTCGTCCCCCAGAAGACGGACTACTTCACCCGGGCCCGCGGCAACAAGACCACGGAGATTCTGCAGGTGCACGGCCAAGCCGCCGTCTTTGGCACGCGCGTGTTCCTGGGCCGGCTCAAGGTGACGGAGACCATCACCGGCTACGAAAAACGCAGCGTGCACGGCCAGAAGCTGCTGACCATCGTGCCCCTGGAGCTGCCGCCCCTGCTGTTTGAGACGGAAGGCTTGTGGATCGAAATCCCCCTGACCTTGCAGGAGGATGCGGAAAAGCATTTTCTGCACTTCATGGGCGGCATCCATGCCCTGGAGCATGCGGCCATCGGCATGCTGCCGCTGCTGGTGATGACCGACCGCAACGACCTTGGCGGCATCTCCACGCCCATGCATCCCCAGGTGGGCCTGCCGGCGGTGTTCATCTACGATGCCGCGCCCGGCGGGGTGGGGCTCTCGCGTCAGGCCTTCGCCCAGGCCGAGGCCCTGTTCACCCGCACCCTGGAGGCCATGGCCGGCTGTCCCTGCGAGACGGGCTGCCCCTCCTGCGTGCATTCGCCCAAGTGCGGCTCCGGCAACCGGCCCATCGACAAAGCCGCCGCCGTCTTCCTGCTGCAACGGCTCATCCAGGGGCCGCCGCCGGCCGAGTCCCCCGGGCCGAGCCTGCCCGCCGCGTCCGCCGTCCCCGAACCGAACAAGGAGTCTCCCATGCCCACCGTTGCATCCGCCCCGGGCCGCTACGGCGTGCTGGACGTGGAAACCCGCCGCGCCGCAGACGAGGTGGGCGGCTGGAAGCACATCGCCAAAATGGGCGTGTCCGTGGCCGTGCTGTATGACAGCCTGGACGAGCAGTTTCACAGCTACACCCAGGACGACCTGCCCGAACTCTTTGAGCGGCTGCAGGCGCTGGATCTGGTGATCGGCTACAATCTCAAGCGGTTCGATTACACGGTGCTGCAGCCCTTCGCCTCCTACAGCCTGCAGACCCTGCCCACCCTGGATATGCTGGAGGCCGTGCAGCAGCGCCTGGGCTACCGCCTGAAGCTGGACACCCTGGCCCAGGCCACCCTGGGCACGGAAAAGGCCGCCGACGGCCTGCAGGCCCTGGCGTGGTGGAAGGAAGACCGGCTGGATCTCATCGAGGAATACTGCATCAAGGACGTGGCCATCACCCGCGACTTGTACCTTCACGGCCGCGAACACGGCTATCTGCTGTTCACCAACAAGGCCGGGCAGGTGGTGCGGGTGCCCGTACGCTGGGCGTGA
- the coaBC gene encoding bifunctional phosphopantothenoylcysteine decarboxylase/phosphopantothenate--cysteine ligase CoaBC, which yields MFSHFMPPVFLGKRLHLGMSGSIAAYKLLDTLRAWRRCDVAVTVTLTQAATRFVTPLSLQALGAGAVFTSLFDDPAAPDDFGHLHPLHHAHAMVVAPASATTLARLAHGLADEILSCQALAFQGPLVLAPAMNPAMWSAPATQANWQLLKDRGHICIEPDDGGTACGDDGRGRLCRVEHVFLHGLKALAPQDLAGVTVLVTLGPTREFFDPARFWSNPSTGLMGASLVTAAWLRGATVHAVCGPGVPDLPPGVQRHDVVSAVEMHAAAMALFEQAQLTICSAAVADFAPEPYGASKFKKDASDEPFTVSFVRNPDILATMGQEKALGQLLVGFAAETDNLELHAQAKLARKNADMLVANRIGAPGSGFASATNAVYVVDRQGRAEQWPGLPKPEVAWRLLDWLLPELQRSA from the coding sequence ATGTTTTCCCACTTCATGCCCCCCGTGTTTCTCGGCAAGCGACTGCATCTTGGCATGAGCGGCAGCATTGCCGCGTACAAGCTGCTGGACACGTTGCGCGCCTGGAGACGGTGCGACGTGGCCGTCACCGTCACGCTGACCCAGGCGGCGACGCGGTTCGTCACGCCGCTGTCCCTGCAGGCGCTGGGCGCAGGTGCGGTGTTCACTTCCTTGTTCGACGATCCCGCCGCGCCGGACGATTTCGGGCACCTGCACCCGTTGCATCATGCACACGCCATGGTCGTGGCTCCGGCCAGCGCCACCACCCTGGCGCGTCTGGCGCACGGGCTGGCGGATGAGATCCTTTCCTGCCAGGCCCTGGCGTTTCAGGGGCCGCTGGTGCTGGCGCCGGCTATGAATCCCGCCATGTGGAGCGCGCCCGCCACCCAGGCCAACTGGCAGCTCCTCAAGGATCGCGGGCATATTTGCATTGAACCCGACGATGGCGGCACGGCCTGCGGCGATGACGGGCGCGGCCGGCTGTGCCGGGTGGAGCACGTGTTTCTGCATGGACTCAAGGCCCTGGCTCCGCAGGATCTGGCCGGCGTCACCGTGCTGGTGACGCTGGGGCCGACGCGGGAGTTTTTTGATCCGGCCCGTTTCTGGAGCAATCCCTCCACAGGCCTGATGGGCGCGAGCCTTGTCACGGCGGCGTGGTTGCGCGGGGCCACGGTGCATGCCGTCTGCGGGCCGGGCGTGCCGGATCTGCCGCCAGGGGTGCAGCGGCACGACGTGGTTTCCGCCGTGGAAATGCATGCGGCGGCCATGGCTCTGTTCGAACAGGCGCAGCTGACCATCTGCTCGGCGGCGGTGGCCGATTTTGCGCCCGAGCCGTACGGGGCCAGCAAGTTCAAGAAGGACGCGTCCGACGAGCCGTTCACCGTCTCCTTTGTCCGCAATCCGGACATCCTGGCCACCATGGGTCAGGAAAAAGCCCTGGGTCAGTTGCTGGTGGGATTTGCCGCGGAAACCGACAACCTGGAGCTGCATGCCCAGGCCAAGCTTGCCCGCAAGAATGCCGACATGCTGGTGGCCAACCGCATCGGGGCGCCAGGGTCCGGATTTGCATCCGCCACCAATGCCGTCTATGTAGTGGATCGGCAGGGCAGGGCAGAGCAGTGGCCCGGACTGCCCAAACCTGAGGTGGCCTGGAGGCTGTTGGATTGGTTGCTCCCGGAGTTGCAGCGCAGCGCATAG
- a CDS encoding NAD-dependent epimerase, producing MRICITGAAGFIGYHLSEYYASRGIAVVGVDNLNDYYDVRLKQARLDQLARHASFTFCKLDLADKAAVQALFAEHRFTHVMNLAAQAGVRYSLINPDAYIASNIVGFHHLLECCRTFPVEHLVYASSSSVYGLNTRMPFSVHDNVDHPVSLYAASKKSNELMAHAYSHLYAIPTTGLRFFTVYGPWGRPDMALFLFTKAMLAGEPIKVFNQGNMQRDFTYIDDIIEGVVRVLAAPPAANPQWNGEDPDPGSSPAPYRIFNIGNNNSVRLMDFIQVLEQALGLEARKEFLPMQPGDVPATFADIDALQTAVGFRPCTPLEVGIPRFVAWYTGHYGR from the coding sequence ATGCGGATTTGCATCACCGGGGCGGCGGGCTTCATCGGCTATCACCTGAGCGAGTATTACGCATCTCGCGGCATCGCGGTTGTCGGCGTGGATAATCTCAACGATTATTACGATGTCCGTCTCAAGCAGGCCCGGCTCGACCAGCTGGCCCGGCATGCGTCGTTCACGTTTTGCAAGCTGGATCTTGCGGACAAGGCGGCCGTGCAGGCGTTGTTCGCGGAGCATCGCTTCACACATGTGATGAATCTGGCTGCCCAGGCCGGGGTGCGGTACAGTCTGATCAACCCGGATGCATACATCGCGTCCAACATTGTCGGGTTTCATCATCTGCTGGAATGCTGCCGGACGTTTCCCGTGGAACATCTGGTGTACGCCTCGTCCAGTTCCGTATACGGCCTGAACACGCGCATGCCCTTCAGCGTGCATGACAATGTGGACCACCCCGTCAGTCTGTATGCGGCGTCCAAGAAATCCAACGAGCTGATGGCCCATGCGTACAGCCATCTGTACGCCATCCCCACCACGGGGCTGCGTTTTTTCACGGTGTACGGTCCCTGGGGCCGGCCGGACATGGCCCTGTTCCTGTTCACCAAAGCCATGCTTGCCGGCGAGCCCATCAAGGTGTTCAACCAGGGAAACATGCAGCGTGATTTTACGTATATTGATGACATCATCGAAGGCGTGGTCCGGGTGCTGGCTGCGCCGCCTGCAGCGAATCCCCAGTGGAACGGCGAGGATCCGGATCCCGGATCCAGCCCTGCGCCGTATCGCATCTTCAACATCGGCAACAACAACAGCGTGCGGCTGATGGATTTCATCCAGGTGCTGGAACAGGCCCTGGGTCTGGAGGCACGCAAAGAATTCCTGCCCATGCAGCCCGGGGATGTGCCCGCCACGTTTGCCGACATCGACGCGCTGCAAACCGCCGTGGGATTCAGGCCCTGCACCCCGCTTGAGGTGGGCAT
- a CDS encoding thiamine pyrophosphate-dependent enzyme, whose translation MTTIDLAALQQEGYTEVAGLPQVLADRPMHYCPGCHHGIAHRLVAEVLEELGQVERTICVSSIGCSVFIYNYMHLDTVEAPHGRAAAVATGVKRARPDAFVFTYQGDGDLASIGLAESMHCANRGEKLAIVFINNTVYGMTGGQMAPTTLPGQKTTTSPGGRCASTEGLPLKMAEIMAGLGGVAYSARAATTSLKRIVEAKKAIKAAFQCQLDGRGFGFVELLSACPTNWRMTPLQANERVEKELIPYFPLGVFKDDANDPACSVPGGES comes from the coding sequence ATGACGACCATCGATCTCGCCGCCCTCCAGCAAGAGGGCTACACCGAAGTGGCCGGCCTGCCCCAGGTGCTCGCGGACAGGCCCATGCACTACTGCCCTGGCTGCCACCACGGCATCGCCCATCGGCTGGTGGCCGAAGTCCTGGAAGAGCTGGGCCAGGTGGAACGCACCATCTGCGTCTCGTCCATCGGGTGTTCCGTCTTCATCTACAATTACATGCATTTGGATACGGTGGAGGCCCCCCACGGCCGCGCTGCCGCCGTGGCCACAGGCGTCAAGCGCGCCCGGCCGGATGCCTTCGTCTTCACCTACCAGGGTGATGGCGACCTTGCCTCCATCGGTCTGGCCGAGTCCATGCACTGCGCCAACCGCGGCGAAAAGCTGGCCATCGTCTTCATCAACAACACGGTCTACGGCATGACCGGCGGCCAGATGGCCCCCACCACCCTGCCCGGCCAGAAGACCACCACCAGCCCCGGCGGCCGCTGCGCCTCCACCGAAGGCCTGCCGCTCAAGATGGCGGAAATCATGGCTGGCCTGGGCGGCGTGGCCTACAGCGCCCGCGCGGCCACCACCTCCCTCAAGCGCATCGTGGAGGCCAAAAAGGCCATCAAGGCCGCCTTCCAATGCCAGCTCGACGGCCGCGGCTTCGGCTTTGTGGAATTGTTGTCCGCCTGTCCCACCAACTGGCGCATGACGCCCCTGCAGGCCAACGAACGCGTGGAAAAGGAACTCATCCCTTATTTCCCCCTGGGGGTCTTCAAGGACGACGCCAACGATCCCGCCTGCAGCGTGCCGGGAGGTGAATCCTAA
- a CDS encoding 3-methyl-2-oxobutanoate dehydrogenase subunit VorB — protein sequence MSAPRKFLKGNEAVVYGALAAGCRCYFGYPITPQNDIPELMSSEMVKAGGQFVQAESEVGAANMLLGAAACGVRAFTSSSSPGVSLMQEAISYMAGSELPGVIVNMVRGGPGLGDIGSSQGDYFQAVKGGGHGDYRCYVLGPATCQEAYDHMIEAFDVAYAWRVPVMILGDAILGQMKEPVTTWTPEVNADAGKDWRLEGAKGRPERLLKSLFLEDGALAGHNAKLQARYRDMQALARLETVDVDDADLVIVAFGTIGRIARSAASQLRKQGYKVGVARPVTLFPFPTPQLQALAVPGRRFLTIEQNCGQMVEDVRLALAGKAEVAFHGHLPGNLPNPDDFIQPILDALAAKA from the coding sequence ATGAGTGCGCCTCGCAAGTTTCTCAAAGGCAACGAGGCCGTGGTGTACGGTGCTTTGGCCGCCGGCTGCCGCTGCTATTTCGGGTATCCCATCACGCCGCAGAACGACATTCCCGAGCTGATGTCCTCGGAAATGGTCAAGGCGGGCGGGCAGTTTGTGCAGGCGGAAAGCGAGGTGGGCGCAGCCAACATGCTGCTGGGCGCGGCGGCCTGCGGCGTGCGGGCGTTCACGTCCTCCTCCAGCCCGGGCGTGTCGCTCATGCAGGAGGCCATCTCGTACATGGCCGGCTCGGAGCTGCCGGGCGTCATTGTGAACATGGTCCGCGGCGGTCCCGGCCTGGGGGACATCGGCTCCTCCCAGGGCGACTATTTTCAGGCCGTCAAGGGCGGCGGGCATGGCGACTATCGCTGCTATGTCCTCGGCCCGGCCACCTGCCAGGAAGCCTATGATCACATGATCGAAGCCTTTGACGTGGCCTACGCCTGGCGCGTGCCGGTCATGATCCTGGGCGACGCCATCCTTGGTCAGATGAAAGAACCCGTGACCACCTGGACGCCCGAGGTCAATGCCGACGCCGGCAAGGACTGGCGGCTGGAAGGCGCCAAGGGCCGCCCCGAGCGGCTGCTGAAGTCCCTGTTCCTGGAAGATGGCGCCCTGGCCGGCCACAACGCCAAGCTCCAGGCCCGCTACCGCGACATGCAGGCCCTGGCCCGGCTGGAAACCGTGGACGTGGACGATGCCGATCTGGTCATCGTGGCCTTCGGCACCATCGGCCGCATCGCCCGCAGCGCCGCCAGCCAACTGCGCAAGCAGGGGTACAAGGTGGGCGTGGCCCGCCCGGTGACGCTCTTCCCCTTCCCCACGCCCCAGTTGCAGGCCCTGGCCGTACCCGGCCGTCGCTTCCTGACCATCGAGCAGAACTGCGGCCAGATGGTGGAAGATGTGCGCCTGGCCCTGGCCGGCAAGGCCGAGGTGGCCTTCCACGGCCATTTGCCCGGCAATCTGCCCAACCCGGACGACTTCATCCAGCCCATCCTGGACGCCCTTGCGGCCAAGGCCTGA